One genomic window of Phoenix dactylifera cultivar Barhee BC4 chromosome 6, palm_55x_up_171113_PBpolish2nd_filt_p, whole genome shotgun sequence includes the following:
- the LOC103698306 gene encoding putative F-box protein At1g49610 produces the protein MEDRLSILPESLLLTILSLLPTKEAVRTSVLSKRWRNLWTYIVNLNFDVSLLPPQLHYKKTYLDRLRRELRYVKKQRRADLFIAIVSQFMRAHRSTKLDTLKIGFCLFSDHSNSIDEWISTAIAADVENLELDLEADMIYITEDEVAPYEFPLHFLANQSVKCLKLLRLVRCDLRGADFIGFRALTSLHLEILTLVDEQLENLLSHCVHLEKLRLIKCSKLVTLKITCSIVHLKYLMVFGCFDLKKVELQSESLESFVYGTRTIPITSQKAPNLVKCYLRQDNGSFIRLAVTSVPYQFPHLQKLMLDVRLVANIGILPDVPAMFTSLKHLILSVEMDINNVVSWITRFLKAAPLLQKLELHRSQIFQPYEGKRIQEPLKCTHNHLETVEISGLGRHWIVEEIVAILLDIASKLRVLTFRRQWTEKDHETWETERDYEFQRYAVLRRQDVLMQLAGLLAGSADCKITIL, from the exons ATGGAGGACAGGCTAAGCATTTTGCCAGAAAGTCTGCTGCTTACCATTCTTTCCTTGTTGCCCACAAAAGAGGCAGTACGAACTAGTGTTCTTTCAAAGAGATGGAGAAACCTCTGGACCTATATAGTCAATTTGAATTTTGATGTGTCCCTGCTACCACCTCAACTTCACTACAAGAAAACCTATCTTGATAGGCTCCGTAGAGAGCTACGCTATGTCAAAAAACAGCGAAGAGCAGATCTGTTTATCGCTATTGTAAGCCAGTTCATGCGGGCTCATCGCAGTACTAAACTTGACACATTAAAGATTGGATTTTGCCTCTTCTCTGATCATTCGAACTCTATTGATGAGTGGATTAGTACTGCTATTGCAGCTGATGTGGAAAACCTGGAGCTTGACTTGGAGGCAGATATGATCTATATAACTGAGGACGAGGTCGCACCATATGaatttcctcttcattttttagcTAATCAATCTGTAAAGTGCCTGAAGCTTCTTCGTCTGGTACGGTGTGATCTGAGAGGTGCTGACTTTATTGGTTTTAGAGCCCTTACTTCCCTGCACCTGGAAATTCTGACACTGGTTGATGAGCAGCTGGAAAATCTCTTATCGCATTGTGTACATCTTGAGAAGCTGAGACTGATAAAGTGCTCCAAACTTGTCACTTTGAAGATTACATGTAGCATAGTGCATCTAAAGTATCTCATGGTGTTTGGGTGTTTTGATCTGAAAAAAGTAGAGCTTCAGTCTGAGAGCCTTGAGAGTTTTGTTTATGGTACAAGGACAATACCTATAACATCTCAAAAGGCTCCGAATCTAGTGAAGTGTTATTTGCGTCAGGATAATGGCTCTTTTATTCGTCTGGCCGTCACTAGTGTTCCTTATCAGTTTCCTCATCTTCAGAAGTTGATGCTGGATGTGCGCCTTGTAGCTAAT ATAGGGATACTGCCAGACGTCCCTGCAATGTTTACTAGCCTCAAGCATCTCATATTGTCCGTTGAGATGGATATTAATAATGTTGTTTCATGGATAACCAGATTTCTAAAGGCTGCACCGTTGctgcaaaagcttgaactgcAT AGATCTCAAATTTTTCAGCCATATGAAGGCAAAAGAATCCAGGAACCACTTAAGTGTACACACAACCATCTTGAGACAGTTGAAATAAGTGGTCTTGGCAGACACTGGATCGTGGAGGAAATTGTGGCCATTCTACTAGACATTGCCAGTAAATTAAGGGTGCTGACATTTCGACGACAATGGACTGAAAAGGATCATGAAACGTGGGAGACAGAGAGAGATTATGAGTTTCAGCGGTATGCTGTGCTGAGAAGGCAAGATGTTCTCATGCAGCTTGCCGGGCTACTCGC